A region of Argentina anserina chromosome 5, drPotAnse1.1, whole genome shotgun sequence DNA encodes the following proteins:
- the LOC126795508 gene encoding uncharacterized protein LOC126795508, which produces MEVFAWSYEDMPGISPDIIMHELHIKPSAHPIKQKRRSFDDEKSTAIRQEVDKLRGMKFVREVQYPEWISNCVMVRKANGKWRMCVDYKNVNKACPKDSFPLPRIDQLIDATAGHELLSMMDAYSGYNQIRMNPADQEATTFVTDRGLYCYNVMPFGLKNAGATYVRCVTQMFDQHIGQEIEVYVDDMLAKSIKAEDHVTNLRTIFNVLKKYKMRLNPEKCFFGVTTSKFLGYIVSQRGIEANPEKIQAILDMAQPTLKKDVEALQGRLVALSRFISRLTDKCEPFFRLLRRSKSKLIEWTPDCQEAFQGLKDYLAAVPLLSTPQPGEPLYLYLAVSTTAVSSALVRRDGTKELPVFYAGRAMNGPETRYPTLEQLALALIVAARRLRHYFQAHSIHVLTNQPLKQVLQNPEHSGRLSKWAIELTEFDIEYRPRPAIKGQAVADFIAEMIPRDTAEVEPDNVINPVSISPWNLHVDGSSCAKSSGAGIILSGPGGLELEYALKFNFAASNNVAEYEALIARLQLALSTGATSINVFSDSQLVVNQITGSFTAKDEQLAAYLAYATTLLKRFEFYHINQIPRANNARADSLARLATAQPHQCHKDTRVEILHHPSIHQTLQQICQIERDQASWMDEIVAFKCNGKLPEDETMAKQLRRRAVRYYLRNNTLYRQGLLNADLKCVTTKEGKQILNEIHSGDCGNHYGSRALAAKTLRTGYYWPTLASDAQELARSCHKCQIHGPIPRLPSEPLSYIVSPWINCLWGMDLIGPLPVGKCQFKWVIVCIDYHSKWIEAAPLTAITTEKVQNFLQRNIFYRHGTPESIITDNGTQFNNEYLITWCKARGTKLKFASVAHPKTNGQVEAANKLIKSLLRKKLGEAKGLWPEKLDEVVWAIRTTPTEATGETPFCLMYGTEAVLPIEVIQPTLRVSLFDPETNSDSIHLDKDLLEEKRITAHRHNIQNKQRVARFYNSRVKSRTLQVGDWVLKKIQTKVTGLRPRWDGPYKVVQIIAPNTYCLEDKYGEKLAHPWNMEQLKYYYK; this is translated from the coding sequence ATGGAAGTCTTCGCATGGTCTTATGAAGACATGCCTGGCATCTCGCCCgacatcatcatgcatgaattgcacatcAAACCTTCCGCACACCCAATTAAGCAAAAGCGCCGAAGCTTCGACGATGAAAAAAGCACGGCGATACGCCAGGAAGTTGACAAATTAAGAGGCATGAAGTTCGTCCGGGAGGTACAGTACCCTGAGTGGATCTCAAACTGTGTTATGGTACGTAAAGCCAACGGTAAATGGCGTatgtgtgtggattacaagaaCGTAAACAAAGCATGCCCAAAAGACAGTTTCCCCCTACCCAGAATTGACCAGCTCATTGATGCCACGGCAGGTCACGAGTTGCTCAGTATGATGGACGCCTACTCCGGGTACAATCAGATACGCATGAACCCGGCGGATCAAGAAGCTACGACCTTCGTCACTGATAGGGGCCTGTACTGTTACAACGTAATGCCTTTCGGATTAAAAAATGCGGGTGCTACGTATGTGCGTTGCGTCACACAAATGTTTGACCAACACATCGGTCAGGAAATCGAGGTGTACGTCGATGACATGCTGGCCAAAAGCATAAAAGCAGAAGACCATGTAACCAACCTCCGAACCATCTTCAATGTGCTCAAAAAGTACAAGATGAGATTAAACCCGGAGAAATGTTTTTTCGGCGTAACAACAAGCAAGTTCCTGGGCTACATCGTCAGTCAACGCGGCATAGAGGCAAATCCCGAAAAGATACAAGCCATCCTAGATATGGCGCAGCCAACACTCAAGAAGGATGTAGAAGCCCTCCAAGGCAGGCTCGTGGCATTATCTAGATTCATATCAAGACTGACTGACAAGTGTGAGCCGTTCTTCAGATTGTTAAGACGTTCTAAGAGTAAACTGATCGAATGGACACCAGACTGCCAAGAGGCCTTTCAGGGATTAAAAGATTACCTCGCCGCAGTACCATTACTGTCAACCCCGCAGCCGGGTGAACCCCTGTACCTTTACCTCGCAGTATCCACAACCGCGGTCAGCAGTGCCTTAGTTCGCCGTGAtggaactaaagaactaccagTTTTTTACGCAGGACGAGCTATGAACGGCCCAGAGACAAGATACCCAACATTGGAGCAATTAGCCCTCGCGCTCATCGTCGCAGCCAGACGACTGCGCCACTATTTCCAAGCTCACAGCATCCACGTACTCACAAATCAACCTCTCAAACAAGTACTACAGAATCCAGAACACTCCGGGCGACTCAGCAAATGGGCTATCGAGCTGACAGAATTCGACATCGAATACAGGCCACGACCCGCCATAAAAGGACAGGCCGTAGCCGATTTCATAGCAGAAATGATCCCCCGAGATACGGCGGAAGTGGAACCAGATAATGTCATCAACCCCGTCAGTATTTCGCCATGGAATTTGCACGTAGATGGCTCTAGCTGCGCAAAATCTAGCGGAGCGGGGATCATCCTGAGCGGACCGGGGGGACTCGAACTCGAGTATGCTTTAAAATTCAACTTTGCCGCCTCCAACAATGTAGCGGAGTACGAAGCACTGATTGCAAGACTACAATTAGCCCTAAGCACGGGTGCCACTAGCATTAATGTGTTCAGTGATTCTCAGCTCGTAGTCAATCAAATCACCGGGTCCTTCACTGCTAAGGATGAGCAACTAGCAGCCTACCTGGCGTACGCCACAACATTATTAAAGCGGTTCGAATTCTACCACATCAATCAAATACCGAGGGCCAATAACGCAAGAGCGGACTCCTTAGCAAGACTCGCCACGGCGCAACCCCACCAATGCCACAAGGATACCAGGGTCGAAATTCTCCACCATCCCTCCATTCACCAGACCTTGCAACAGATATGCCAGATAGAGCGCGACCAAGCCTCGTGGATGGATGAGATAGTAGCATTCAAGTGCAACGGCAAGCTACCAGAAGACGAGACCATGGCAAAACAACTAAGGAGACGGGCGGTAAGATATTACCTGCGGAACAACACACTCTATCGCCAAGGTCTGCTGAATGCTGACCTCAAGTGCGTCACAACCAAAGAAGGCAAGCAGATCTTGAACGAAATCCACAGCGGTGATTGTGGCAACCATTACGGCAGCCGCGCATTGGCCGCAAAAACACTCCGCACAGGATATTATTGGCCCACATTAGCCTCCGATGCACAGGAGCTCGCCAGGTCTTGCCACAAATGTCAAATCCATGGACCCATACCACGCCTACCCTCCGAACCACTATCCTACATAGTCAGCCCGTGGATCAACTGCCTTTGGGGAATGGATCTGATTGGCCCATTACCCGTCGGGAAATGTCAATTCAAGTGGGTCATCGTATGTATcgattatcattccaaatggatTGAAGCTGCGCCCCTAACGGCCATAACAACCGAGAAGGTTCAAAACTTCCTGCAACGCAACATCTTCTACCGTCACGGTACGCCGGAGTCTATCATCACAGATAACGGCACGCAGTTCAACAACGAGTACCTCATCACTTGGTGCAAGGCAAGAGGAACTAAGCTCAAATTCGCATCCGTAGCACATCCAAAAACCAATGGGCAAGTAGAAGCCGCCAACAAATTGATTAAAAGCCTTCTTCGGAAAAAGCTGGGTGAAGCTAAAGGACTTTGGCCAGAAAAACTCGACGAGGTAGTATGGGCAATCCGTACCACACCAACAGAAGCCACGGGCGAAACTCCTTTTTGCTTAATGTATGGCACGGAAGCAGTTCTACCCATCGAAGTAATTCAGCCAACACTACGGGTTTCACTATTTGACCCCGAAACCAATTCGGACAGTATACACCTTGATAAAGATCTCTTGGAAGAGAAACGCATCACAGCGCATCGCCATAACATCCAGAACAAACAGCGCGTGGCACGCTTCTATAACTCGAGAGTCAAGAGCAGGACACTACAAGTAGGCGACTGGGTCCTAAAGAAGATCCAAACAAAGGTCACTGGACTACGCCCGAGATGGGATGGACCATATAAAGTCGTCCAAATCATAGCCCCAAACACGTACTGCCTAGAAGACAAGTACGGAGAAAAATTAGCCCATCCTTGGAACATGGAACAACTCAAGTACTATTACAAGTAA